The DNA window GTTCCGACGGCATCGGACCGGTGGTGTTCTGCTTGGTCGTGCCCTGCTTGTTCTTGAGCTGCTTCTGCGGCTTGCCCTCCATCATCTGGCGCATCATGGCCAAGCCGCTCTCCTGGTATGCCTCGTGGTACTGGCGCGGCAGGTGCGCGAGGACGCGCTCGCGGCTGATGTCGACGTGCGAGTCGGCGGAGATGATGCGCTCGGTCATGACGGCCTCCGTGTTGCGAACTCTTGGCAAATCGGTGTTGCTCTCCAACTACCGTACGGCAATTTCAGTGCACCCCTCGCTCCTGGTCCCGCCAGTAGGGCTCGCGCAGCTCGGTCTTGAGGATCTTGCCCGACGGGTTGCGCGGGATGGTGTCGACCCAGTCGACCGTCGTCGGGCACTTGAAGTGCGCCAGCCGCTCGCGGCTGAACGCGATGAGCTCACGGTCGTCGAGATCGGAATTGGGCGCCCGCACGACGATGGCCTTTACGGCCTCCCCCCACTTCTCGTCGGGCACGCCGATCACCGCGGCGTCGGCGACGGCCGGGTGGCCCATGAGCACGCTCTCCACCTCCGCGGGGTAGATGTTCTCGCCGCCGCTGATGATCATGTCCTTGATGCGGTCGTGGATGTAGAGGTAGCCGTCGGCGTCGAAGAAGCCGGCGTCGCCCGACTTGAACCAACCGTCGCCTGTGATCGCGGCCGCGGTGGCCTCGGGCATGTTCCAGTACCCCACCATGTTGCTGGGCGACCTCATCCACACTTCGCCGACATCGCCGAGCGCGCAATCGTTCCCGTCGGCATCGACGACGCGGAGCTCGACGCCCGGCATCGCCACCCCGGCCGCGCGCAGGCGGTGTGCGTTCGGTCCGCCCACGTCGTGGTCCTCGGGCGGCAGCAGCACGACCGCGCCGGCGGTCTCGGTGAGGCCGTACGCCTGGAGGAACCGGCAACCGAACACCTCGAGCGACTTCACGAGCACGTCTTCGGAGATCGGCGACGCGCCGTAGAGGATGGTGTCGAGGCTCGAGAAGTCGGTGCTCTCCACGCCGGGAGTCGCGAGCAGGAGCTGCAACACCGCCGGGACGTACACCGCGTGGGTGACGCGGTACCGCTCGACGTCGACGAGGATCGTGTGGGGGTC is part of the Acidimicrobiia bacterium genome and encodes:
- a CDS encoding fatty acid--CoA ligase, which encodes MVNTLGDMIRERAVDRGDAPAITYQDRTITYAELDARSTQVAHALRAAGIAHGDRMAVFDKNVPEFFELLLGAAKVGAVLAAVNWRLAPPEIAQILNDATARVLLVGAEFLPCLEAIEPRLETVELVVTTESGTTRPGFAEWRDAQPTDDLQVEVSPDDVAVQFYTSGTTGLPKGVMIAHRAMFSLVPAANAALRLTADSVAMVAMPLFHVAGAAWGLIGLMAGAHCVLLREVDPHTILVDVERYRVTHAVYVPAVLQLLLATPGVESTDFSSLDTILYGASPISEDVLVKSLEVFGCRFLQAYGLTETAGAVVLLPPEDHDVGGPNAHRLRAAGVAMPGVELRVVDADGNDCALGDVGEVWMRSPSNMVGYWNMPEATAAAITGDGWFKSGDAGFFDADGYLYIHDRIKDMIISGGENIYPAEVESVLMGHPAVADAAVIGVPDEKWGEAVKAIVVRAPNSDLDDRELIAFSRERLAHFKCPTTVDWVDTIPRNPSGKILKTELREPYWRDQERGVH